Proteins encoded in a region of the Halioglobus maricola genome:
- a CDS encoding J domain-containing protein, with protein MTNARAPEPLVIPELLYLALDFYRDPRRFEHLRQLGAPLPFGIGELLAAPSQCLAAEHLAATAVALHASEQECVACVPFFIKQLMFEAPGDYYRLLGVERDAPQAQVKQHYFYLMRLFHPDRDVHNEGWDDLYAPRINEAYNTLRNPARRAKYDASLVPLDGFNPGQLAQGAAVPVQPVPAGTGAAATRTAAQGVLRSPWLYAVLAGLLVLLLFGVLLSSNQTSRLTVTEDNLASAEVPTDESAASGKAIAEESPPVADAPEPLRGRPAASDQDIEALVRARVDQATVAVLGRPRPKVKVQSEPEPVAEPQAELQAVAEPEPKPEPKLEPKPEPELEPEPEPEFQAVAEAEPIPELEPEPAPEAPTQITTADVESLLAQLTSAYEEGNASRFARLFSVDARTTDANGRTAIESLYAGFFSQTAVDAFRIDTLKCKGGDAEERDCRASVSITTQPISGGERSVVETDIRFDFTRDATGALQITRMRY; from the coding sequence ATGACGAACGCAAGAGCGCCTGAGCCGCTGGTGATCCCCGAGCTGCTCTACCTGGCGCTCGATTTCTACCGCGATCCACGCCGTTTTGAGCATTTGCGTCAGCTGGGCGCGCCGTTGCCCTTCGGCATCGGCGAGTTGCTCGCGGCCCCCTCGCAATGCCTGGCTGCTGAACATTTGGCTGCCACGGCGGTCGCCCTCCATGCGAGTGAGCAGGAGTGTGTGGCCTGTGTCCCGTTTTTTATCAAGCAGTTGATGTTCGAGGCCCCGGGTGACTACTACCGCCTGCTGGGTGTTGAGCGCGATGCGCCGCAGGCGCAGGTGAAACAGCACTATTTTTACCTCATGCGGCTGTTTCATCCCGACCGCGATGTGCACAACGAGGGTTGGGATGACCTCTACGCTCCGCGTATCAATGAGGCCTATAACACCCTGCGCAACCCCGCGCGGCGCGCTAAATATGACGCGAGCCTGGTGCCGCTGGATGGCTTCAACCCCGGGCAGTTGGCCCAGGGCGCGGCGGTGCCCGTGCAGCCCGTGCCTGCAGGTACTGGGGCGGCCGCAACGCGCACTGCAGCGCAGGGCGTACTGCGCAGCCCCTGGTTGTATGCGGTGCTGGCAGGGCTGCTGGTGCTGCTTCTGTTTGGTGTGCTATTGAGCTCGAATCAAACTTCCCGGCTGACGGTGACTGAGGACAACTTGGCGAGTGCCGAGGTTCCCACAGACGAGTCCGCAGCCTCGGGAAAAGCGATCGCCGAAGAGTCACCGCCAGTCGCTGATGCCCCAGAGCCCCTGCGCGGCCGGCCCGCAGCCAGTGATCAGGATATTGAAGCGCTGGTGCGCGCCCGGGTAGATCAGGCCACCGTGGCGGTACTGGGGCGACCCAGGCCGAAGGTGAAGGTGCAGTCCGAACCAGAGCCTGTAGCTGAGCCCCAAGCTGAGCTTCAGGCGGTGGCAGAACCTGAACCGAAGCCTGAGCCAAAGCTAGAACCGAAGCCAGAACCTGAGCTAGAACCTGAGCCCGAACCTGAGTTTCAGGCGGTAGCTGAAGCTGAACCCATTCCAGAGCTAGAGCCAGAGCCCGCCCCCGAAGCACCGACCCAGATCACCACTGCGGATGTGGAGTCACTGTTGGCGCAGTTAACCAGCGCTTATGAGGAGGGCAACGCCTCGCGCTTTGCCCGCCTGTTCTCTGTCGATGCGCGAACCACAGACGCAAATGGCCGCACTGCCATCGAGAGCCTATACGCCGGCTTCTTCTCGCAAACAGCGGTGGATGCATTCCGGATAGATACACTGAAATGCAAGGGTGGCGATGCGGAAGAGCGAGATTGCCGGGCTTCGGTGAGTATTACTACTCAGCCCATAAGCGGTGGCGAACGCAGCGTGGTTGAAACGGATATACGCTTCGATTTCACTCGCGACGCCACAGGCGCATTGCAAATCACAAGGATGCGGTATTGA